A window of Lentibacillus sp. Marseille-P4043 contains these coding sequences:
- a CDS encoding sugar kinase yields the protein MNDVITIGEAMIAFDPGSTGPMKFVNTFEKKIGGAELNLAIGCARLGLKAGYISKLGNDEFGKYIQTFARGEGIDVSQVDLVDGYPTSLNFKEIMEDGSVRTFYYRDKSPTLTMTPNDLDETYFQQAKILHITGIFPAIDEQNIAIMNRSIELAKKHGLKISFDPNIRLRMWSKEKARDVLSDILPQVDILLAGDEEMEIIIGESEPEAIIEKAKELGISFIAVKQGETGSVGYYNGEIVTAPAVKATKVVDTVGAGDGFNAGILYGILQGWPLAKTMHVANTIGSMVVGVKGDNEGLPYYEDVQEKLGEKERIER from the coding sequence ATGAATGACGTAATTACGATTGGGGAAGCGATGATTGCATTTGATCCTGGTTCAACAGGTCCGATGAAATTTGTCAATACATTTGAAAAGAAAATTGGCGGGGCGGAATTAAATCTAGCTATTGGTTGTGCCCGACTTGGCTTAAAAGCTGGTTACATTAGCAAACTGGGAAATGATGAGTTTGGTAAGTATATCCAAACATTTGCCCGTGGGGAAGGGATCGATGTTTCACAGGTTGATCTTGTTGATGGGTACCCTACATCACTAAACTTTAAGGAAATAATGGAGGATGGAAGTGTTCGAACTTTTTATTATCGTGATAAGTCGCCAACACTAACCATGACTCCGAATGATTTAGATGAGACTTATTTCCAACAGGCAAAAATTCTGCATATCACTGGAATATTTCCAGCAATTGATGAGCAGAATATTGCCATTATGAACCGGTCGATTGAACTGGCAAAAAAACACGGGTTGAAAATATCTTTTGATCCAAATATCCGTTTACGCATGTGGAGCAAGGAAAAAGCGCGTGACGTATTATCGGATATTTTGCCTCAAGTCGATATCCTGCTTGCTGGGGATGAAGAAATGGAGATCATTATTGGCGAAAGTGAGCCAGAAGCAATTATTGAGAAAGCAAAGGAACTCGGTATCTCATTCATTGCGGTAAAACAGGGTGAGACAGGATCTGTTGGGTATTATAATGGAGAAATCGTGACAGCGCCAGCAGTCAAAGCGACTAAAGTGGTTGATACGGTTGGTGCAGGGGATGGATTTAATGCAGGAATTTTGTATGGTATTTTACAAGGTTGGCCATTAGCGAAAACAATGCACGTTGCCAATACGATAGGTTCGATGGTTGTAGGCGTAAAGGGTGATAATGAAGGTTTACCATATTATGAAGATGTTCAAGAAAAACTTGGGGAAAAAGAGCGGATTGAACGATAA
- the hxlA gene encoding 3-hexulose-6-phosphate synthase, which produces MELQLALDRLTRDECIQIVKETEHAIDRIEVGTGVIKEYGMAIVREMKELFPNKKIVADMKTCDAGKHEARQAFTGGADITTVMAFSSDLTIKDTLDIAKQTGNQVMIDLLEVHDKERIKELLDLGVESVSLHVGKDKQTEGNFNTDLFSLVKGLDVDVTVAGGINLNTLPVIILEKPDTIIVGSAITKAENPGEVASEMRKLVQM; this is translated from the coding sequence GTGGAATTACAATTAGCGTTAGATCGTTTAACAAGAGATGAATGCATACAAATCGTGAAGGAAACAGAACACGCGATTGATCGGATTGAAGTAGGTACTGGAGTAATTAAAGAATACGGAATGGCGATTGTTCGGGAAATGAAGGAGCTTTTCCCAAACAAGAAAATTGTCGCTGATATGAAAACTTGTGATGCGGGTAAACATGAAGCGCGCCAAGCATTTACAGGTGGGGCAGATATCACAACGGTAATGGCGTTTTCTTCGGATTTGACAATTAAAGATACACTTGATATTGCCAAACAAACAGGTAACCAAGTGATGATTGACTTATTAGAGGTACATGACAAAGAGCGAATCAAAGAATTACTAGATCTTGGAGTGGAGTCTGTAAGCCTTCATGTTGGGAAAGATAAACAAACAGAAGGAAACTTCAATACGGACCTATTTTCACTGGTGAAAGGGTTGGACGTTGACGTAACAGTTGCCGGAGGAATTAATTTGAACACGTTACCTGTGATTATTCTGGAAAAGCCTGATACTATCATTGTCGGAAGTGCAATAACAAAAGCAGAAAATCCTGGTGAAGTAGCAAGTGAAATGCGGAAATTAGTTCAAATGTGA
- a CDS encoding IS1182 family transposase, whose protein sequence is MLKDKDMQLSIYSVLYSKIPENHILKILRDEVDFSFINELLEKTYCKHYGRPAKEPEFMVKLLVLQYLYDLSDVRIIEEASLNLAHMYFLGINPEDDLPHPSLLTKFRKEKLEGNFTVDDIITESIGQSVEKGILGGSGLSIDTTHSEANTFKCTVERVMKHLAKKLFKIVEKENGEVPEKINQEIPDYKEIEDHKEAKKTMKSYLEETIANVEKTVDVESAPETKEVLNMAKEILKDPKFLEQKGVRSLVDQDARVGHKSKTSHFFGYKTEFMITTEDRIITAVNVRDGAYVDGTMFNELLEQTRKSGIVIDEVYGDKAYFKKPILDKIKEVGAKPYIPVSEMAYKIDEELYSYNKDSDEWFCAQGNKTERKVYKKRKDGKETYRYYFDRETCRNCPLREQCFSGKTVGRILEIGINTPEFYEYSQEQKTDEFKEKYRNRSCQEWKNGEMKNFHGLDRARGYGLRSMELQAKLTALAVNLKRIAKILSSKNGSNSIFITIILKWTDKNRENQKKSA, encoded by the coding sequence ATGCTTAAAGACAAAGATATGCAATTAAGCATCTATTCCGTATTATACAGTAAAATTCCTGAAAATCATATACTTAAAATACTTCGCGATGAGGTAGATTTTAGCTTTATCAACGAACTACTCGAAAAAACCTATTGTAAACATTATGGTAGACCAGCGAAAGAGCCAGAGTTCATGGTAAAACTTTTAGTACTACAATACCTTTATGATTTATCGGATGTGCGAATTATAGAAGAGGCTTCACTGAACCTTGCCCACATGTATTTTCTAGGCATTAACCCAGAAGATGACTTACCACATCCAAGCCTTTTGACGAAATTCCGCAAAGAGAAATTAGAGGGGAATTTTACGGTCGATGATATCATCACAGAAAGCATCGGACAAAGTGTTGAAAAAGGCATTTTAGGAGGATCCGGATTAAGCATCGATACAACACACTCGGAAGCGAACACCTTTAAGTGTACTGTAGAAAGAGTGATGAAGCATCTCGCAAAAAAGCTATTTAAAATCGTTGAGAAAGAAAACGGTGAGGTACCTGAAAAGATAAATCAAGAAATACCAGACTATAAAGAAATAGAGGATCATAAAGAAGCCAAGAAAACAATGAAATCCTACCTTGAAGAAACCATCGCGAATGTAGAAAAAACAGTAGATGTGGAAAGTGCACCAGAAACAAAAGAAGTGCTAAACATGGCGAAGGAAATTCTGAAGGACCCTAAATTTTTGGAACAAAAAGGCGTTCGTTCACTAGTAGACCAAGATGCAAGAGTTGGTCACAAAAGTAAAACATCCCATTTCTTTGGCTACAAAACAGAATTTATGATTACAACAGAAGACAGAATCATTACGGCAGTTAATGTTCGTGATGGTGCCTATGTTGACGGAACGATGTTTAATGAGTTACTAGAACAAACACGAAAAAGCGGAATAGTTATAGATGAGGTCTACGGTGACAAAGCATATTTTAAAAAGCCAATCCTTGATAAAATAAAAGAAGTTGGGGCGAAACCATACATACCAGTAAGTGAGATGGCTTATAAAATTGATGAGGAATTATACAGTTACAATAAAGATTCGGATGAATGGTTCTGTGCTCAGGGGAATAAAACAGAGAGAAAAGTCTACAAAAAGAGAAAGGATGGAAAGGAAACCTATCGATATTATTTTGATAGAGAAACCTGTAGAAATTGTCCGTTAAGGGAGCAATGCTTCTCGGGTAAAACTGTTGGTAGAATTTTAGAGATAGGGATAAACACCCCTGAATTTTACGAATACAGCCAAGAGCAAAAGACGGATGAATTTAAAGAAAAATATCGGAACAGGTCTTGCCAAGAATGGAAAAATGGTGAGATGAAGAATTTCCACGGATTAGATCGTGCCAGGGGGTACGGTCTAAGAAGCATGGAATTACAAGCAAAATTAACTGCATTAGCAGTTAATTTAAAGAGGATAGCGAAGATACTATCCTCTAAAAACGGGTCTAATTCTATTTTTATTACCATTATCTTGAAATGGACCGACAAAAATAGAGAAAATCAAAAAAAATCTGCTTAG
- a CDS encoding ABC transporter substrate-binding protein: protein MKKSIVFLFMSFLLILGACGNDSQASSDDGSKKEKIVIGYFPNLNHAPAMVAKEKEMYEKHLGEDVDVEYRTFPDGSTFMKALATGEIQGGLVGPGPAMNNFISGVDVQVIAASSTGGTVIVSRKDSGVKSVKDIEGKTFISPRVGCTHDVQFETYMKERGITSDRVGGSMKHVTGKPAQYQSMFESGNVDVATAPEPWGSVLEAKADANVVVDSDEISFGKNLPAAVFVTTSELAEDDQKLVTKLIDAHKEAVEYINENPDEAITITINGIADITGQEIEHDVMENAWKRTNFVYDMDPEVIQQFGNSSYDLKFLKEKPDFTGFVNTSFVE from the coding sequence TTGAAAAAAAGCATTGTTTTTCTGTTCATGAGTTTTTTACTCATTCTAGGTGCATGTGGCAATGATTCGCAAGCATCATCTGATGACGGAAGCAAAAAGGAAAAAATCGTTATCGGTTATTTTCCAAACCTTAATCACGCACCAGCAATGGTAGCAAAAGAAAAAGAAATGTATGAAAAACATCTAGGTGAAGATGTCGATGTGGAATATCGTACATTCCCAGATGGATCTACTTTTATGAAAGCTTTGGCAACAGGGGAAATCCAAGGTGGGCTTGTTGGTCCGGGTCCAGCGATGAATAACTTCATTTCTGGTGTTGATGTTCAAGTAATAGCAGCATCTTCAACTGGCGGAACAGTGATTGTTTCACGTAAAGATAGTGGCGTAAAATCTGTCAAAGATATCGAAGGAAAAACCTTCATTTCCCCGCGAGTTGGCTGTACACACGATGTTCAGTTTGAAACATACATGAAGGAAAGAGGGATTACATCTGACCGTGTTGGCGGAAGCATGAAACACGTAACAGGCAAGCCAGCACAATATCAATCCATGTTCGAAAGTGGCAATGTCGACGTTGCCACAGCACCAGAACCATGGGGATCTGTTTTGGAAGCAAAAGCAGATGCAAATGTTGTTGTCGATTCAGATGAAATCTCTTTTGGTAAAAACCTGCCAGCTGCCGTATTTGTCACCACATCAGAATTGGCTGAAGATGACCAGAAGCTTGTAACCAAACTGATTGATGCCCACAAAGAGGCAGTTGAATATATAAACGAAAATCCCGATGAAGCAATCACGATCACAATAAATGGAATTGCAGATATTACTGGACAGGAAATAGAGCATGATGTAATGGAAAATGCCTGGAAGCGAACCAATTTTGTTTACGATATGGACCCAGAGGTAATCCAACAATTCGGTAACTCCTCCTATGATTTGAAGTTTTTGAAGGAGAAGCCAGATTTCACAGGATTTGTGAATACAAGTTTTGTAGAGTGA
- a CDS encoding ABC transporter permease, with the protein MPVAIKRILFFVSLILIWQGVVLIGFWPESMIPSPLSVAESIYDGLRDMTLVYDILASFRHLLIGLAISLVIGTILGVLLAKVKTADETLGTMILALQSVPSIVWVPLAIIWFGFGETAIIFVVIIGGTFVMTMNMRIGIKNVAPIYLKAARTMGSRGMDLFFKVVIPAAIPHAVTGVRLAWAFSWRALMAAELLSTGPGLGYTLSYASDFNNMSLVIGIIIIIGVIGSVVDQFVFQRIENKVLKRWGLEEAA; encoded by the coding sequence ATGCCGGTAGCAATTAAACGTATACTGTTTTTCGTTTCGCTCATCCTGATCTGGCAAGGTGTCGTGCTAATCGGTTTCTGGCCTGAATCGATGATACCAAGTCCATTATCTGTTGCCGAATCCATTTATGATGGGCTCCGAGACATGACACTTGTGTATGATATTCTAGCAAGTTTCCGTCATTTACTTATCGGCCTTGCTATCTCATTAGTGATTGGCACTATCCTTGGCGTTTTGCTTGCCAAAGTTAAAACAGCCGACGAAACGCTAGGGACGATGATTCTAGCATTGCAAAGTGTTCCGAGTATTGTTTGGGTGCCGCTTGCTATTATCTGGTTTGGATTTGGCGAAACAGCGATCATTTTTGTCGTCATTATTGGCGGTACGTTTGTCATGACGATGAATATGCGGATTGGCATCAAAAATGTCGCACCAATTTATTTAAAAGCAGCACGAACAATGGGATCAAGGGGAATGGATTTATTTTTTAAAGTTGTCATCCCGGCAGCTATCCCACATGCGGTGACAGGTGTGAGACTAGCATGGGCATTTAGCTGGCGAGCACTAATGGCCGCGGAATTACTAAGCACAGGCCCAGGACTAGGATACACACTCAGCTATGCATCCGACTTTAACAATATGAGTCTCGTAATTGGGATAATCATTATCATCGGTGTCATCGGCTCCGTTGTCGATCAATTTGTTTTTCAACGAATTGAAAATAAAGTACTAAAACGCTGGGGATTGGAAGAAGCAGCATAA
- a CDS encoding ABC transporter ATP-binding protein translates to MFLKINDISKSFQRGTEQPLLVLNDINLSIEEGEFVSLLGPSGCGKSTLLSITAGLTKPTAGTVLLDNSEIKDPGPDKSMVFQEAALFPWMSVKENVMFPLRKRMGKKEQADTATHFLKMVHLSQFADHYPHELSGGMQQRVSIARALAMDSKLLLMDEPFGALDEQTRNVLQEELEKIWLANRKTIVFVTHSIREAIKLSDRVIVMGARPGTIISDFKVDLQRPRPQKEIANLEEDVMAILKTEIDNVMKEELQHAGSN, encoded by the coding sequence ATGTTTTTAAAAATAAATGACATATCCAAATCATTTCAGCGTGGAACTGAGCAGCCGTTATTGGTATTAAATGATATTAATCTATCCATTGAAGAAGGAGAATTTGTTTCCCTATTAGGACCTTCTGGCTGCGGCAAATCAACGCTTCTTTCGATTACGGCTGGGCTGACCAAACCAACTGCTGGCACGGTACTTCTGGACAACAGTGAAATAAAAGATCCAGGACCAGACAAAAGCATGGTTTTCCAGGAGGCAGCGCTTTTTCCTTGGATGTCGGTCAAAGAAAATGTGATGTTTCCACTCAGAAAAAGAATGGGGAAAAAAGAACAAGCAGACACCGCCACACATTTTTTGAAAATGGTCCACCTCAGCCAGTTTGCCGACCATTATCCACACGAGCTTTCCGGTGGGATGCAGCAGCGTGTCTCGATTGCTAGAGCACTTGCGATGGATTCCAAGCTTCTGTTAATGGATGAACCATTCGGTGCACTGGATGAACAGACAAGAAACGTATTACAAGAAGAACTGGAAAAAATCTGGCTTGCTAACAGAAAGACAATTGTTTTTGTCACACACAGCATTCGTGAAGCTATCAAACTATCGGATCGTGTCATTGTTATGGGCGCAAGACCGGGAACCATCATTTCTGATTTCAAGGTTGATTTACAACGGCCACGTCCACAAAAAGAGATAGCTAATTTAGAAGAGGATGTAATGGCTATTTTAAAAACCGAAATAGACAACGTGATGAAAGAGGAGTTGCAACATGCCGGTAGCAATTAA
- a CDS encoding BCCT family transporter gives MKKVSRVFYITLLLVVLTVIFGATFPEQFETISGNIKAFVSTSFGWYYLLLMSALVILSVIISISPYGKIRLGKDNEKPDFSTPTWIAMLFSAGMGIGLVFYGAAEPLFNYAVDSPSAEVGSEAAFKQGLAYSYLHWGVHVWAMYGIIALALAFFQFRKGEPGLISATLKPLFGNKMNGPLGILIDVLAVFATVFGVATSLGFGAVQINGGLSHLFGVDIGFTSQFLIIAVVTILFLISAWTGLSKGIKYLSNTNMVLAVLLLIVVLIVGPTLLILNMFTETFGWYMQHIVEMSFQSAPLEGDNREWLDGWTIFFWAWWISWAPFVGMFIARVSRGRTIRQFLIGVMVVPTFFISIWYAVFGTTAGNVQNSGVDLTQYSTELVLFNMFDQLPIPLILSVIAILLIASFFITSADSATFVLGMQSTNGSLIPPNKVKVIWGIAQSAVALILLYVGGLTAIQNTIIIAALPFSFVMILMVIALFKALNNEVKNEEKE, from the coding sequence ATGAAGAAAGTTTCAAGAGTTTTTTATATCACATTACTTTTAGTTGTATTAACGGTTATCTTCGGTGCAACGTTTCCAGAACAATTCGAAACGATATCTGGTAACATAAAAGCATTCGTTTCTACATCATTTGGGTGGTATTACTTACTGCTCATGTCCGCTTTGGTTATCCTATCTGTTATCATTTCAATTAGTCCATATGGAAAAATTCGTCTCGGAAAGGACAATGAAAAGCCGGATTTCTCTACGCCAACATGGATAGCTATGTTGTTCTCAGCAGGAATGGGAATCGGTTTAGTTTTTTACGGAGCCGCTGAACCACTATTCAACTATGCTGTTGACTCTCCTTCAGCGGAAGTTGGTTCGGAAGCTGCATTCAAGCAAGGACTCGCATACTCCTATCTACACTGGGGTGTTCATGTTTGGGCGATGTATGGCATTATTGCTTTGGCCTTGGCATTTTTTCAATTTCGCAAAGGAGAACCTGGTTTAATTTCCGCAACATTGAAGCCATTGTTCGGCAACAAAATGAATGGTCCACTTGGTATTTTGATTGATGTACTTGCTGTTTTTGCCACGGTCTTCGGAGTCGCCACATCGCTTGGCTTCGGTGCTGTGCAAATTAACGGTGGGCTTTCCCATTTATTCGGTGTCGATATTGGGTTTACATCCCAATTTTTGATTATAGCTGTCGTCACCATTTTATTTCTTATCTCAGCATGGACCGGTTTGAGTAAAGGGATTAAATATTTATCCAATACCAACATGGTACTTGCTGTATTACTGCTAATTGTCGTGTTGATCGTTGGACCAACATTGTTGATTTTAAACATGTTTACCGAGACATTCGGTTGGTATATGCAGCATATTGTGGAAATGAGTTTTCAATCTGCTCCCCTTGAAGGTGATAATCGGGAATGGCTTGACGGCTGGACCATTTTCTTTTGGGCATGGTGGATATCCTGGGCACCATTTGTCGGGATGTTTATCGCTCGTGTATCACGTGGACGTACGATCCGTCAATTTCTAATCGGCGTGATGGTTGTACCGACCTTTTTTATCTCGATCTGGTATGCAGTGTTCGGTACGACAGCAGGAAATGTGCAGAACAGTGGTGTTGATTTGACGCAATATTCAACAGAGCTCGTGTTATTTAACATGTTTGATCAGTTGCCAATACCGCTCATCCTATCTGTCATTGCAATATTGCTCATTGCATCATTCTTTATTACCTCTGCAGATTCAGCAACATTCGTACTGGGTATGCAGTCAACAAATGGTTCCCTCATACCGCCGAATAAGGTAAAAGTTATCTGGGGTATCGCTCAATCTGCTGTTGCACTTATTTTGCTGTATGTCGGTGGATTAACTGCGATTCAGAATACCATTATTATTGCTGCACTGCCGTTTTCCTTTGTGATGATTTTGATGGTAATCGCATTATTTAAAGCACTGAATAATGAAGTGAAAAATGAAGAAAAAGAATAA
- the queC gene encoding 7-cyano-7-deazaguanine synthase QueC, giving the protein MNNNKAVVVFSGGQDSTTCLFWAKEKFEHVEAVTFQYGQRHIEELECAKEICQTLEVPHHELDMSLLNQLAPNALTRNDIAITEGEGLPSTFVPGRNLLFFSFAAVLAKQIGAKHIITGVSETDFSGYPDCRDGFVKSLNVTLNLAMDDQFVIHTPLMWRDKSEVWELSDDLGAFEFVKEHTLTCYNGVKGSGCGECPSCKLRQRGLEQYENRREGEIAK; this is encoded by the coding sequence ATGAATAATAATAAGGCAGTTGTGGTGTTTAGCGGTGGGCAAGATAGTACGACATGCTTGTTCTGGGCTAAGGAAAAGTTTGAACATGTGGAGGCTGTTACATTTCAATATGGACAGCGGCATATTGAAGAATTGGAGTGTGCTAAGGAAATTTGCCAAACGCTAGAAGTGCCACACCATGAATTGGATATGTCACTATTAAATCAATTAGCGCCGAATGCACTGACAAGGAATGATATTGCAATTACTGAAGGGGAAGGCTTGCCATCAACGTTTGTGCCGGGCAGAAATTTACTGTTCTTTTCTTTTGCGGCCGTTTTAGCTAAACAAATCGGCGCCAAACATATTATTACAGGGGTGAGCGAAACTGACTTCAGTGGTTACCCAGATTGCCGTGATGGCTTTGTGAAGTCATTGAATGTGACCTTGAATTTAGCAATGGATGATCAATTTGTGATACACACGCCGTTGATGTGGCGGGACAAATCAGAAGTGTGGGAATTAAGTGATGACCTAGGCGCCTTTGAATTTGTCAAAGAGCATACACTGACTTGTTACAACGGTGTGAAGGGAAGCGGCTGTGGAGAATGCCCGTCATGTAAGTTACGCCAACGAGGACTTGAGCAATATGAAAATAGACGGGAAGGGGAGATTGCCAAATGA
- a CDS encoding 6-carboxytetrahydropterin synthase gives MMQQIYPVPNHDYSYELNKDFHFAAAHYIPSADAGKCQHTHGHTYFANITIGGDKLDDLGFLVNFKQIKNIIHKRFDHGTLNDDPAFSNEQPEKFPTTEIVAQTIYDIIEDHLKTLPNRPVCLQVFLRETPTSYCIYRPKGDDVK, from the coding sequence ATGATGCAGCAAATTTATCCCGTTCCAAACCATGATTATTCGTATGAATTAAATAAGGACTTTCACTTTGCAGCGGCACATTATATACCAAGTGCAGATGCTGGCAAATGTCAGCATACACATGGGCATACGTATTTTGCCAATATCACAATTGGCGGCGATAAGCTAGATGATTTAGGTTTTTTGGTAAATTTTAAACAGATCAAAAACATCATTCACAAACGGTTTGACCATGGAACATTGAATGATGATCCTGCTTTTTCTAACGAGCAGCCGGAAAAATTTCCAACGACGGAGATTGTCGCTCAAACGATTTATGACATCATCGAAGACCATTTGAAAACATTGCCTAATCGGCCAGTATGCTTACAAGTTTTTCTACGTGAAACACCAACAAGCTACTGCATCTACCGTCCAAAGGGGGATGATGTTAAATGA
- the queE gene encoding 7-carboxy-7-deazaguanine synthase QueE: MKLPVLEIFGPTIQGEGMVIGQKTMFVRTAGCDYSCSWCDSKFTWDGSEKENIQMMEPEDIWEALQEQAGGRFGHVTISGGNPALLAGLDKLVDLLHDQQIKIALETQGSKWQPWFVKIDELTLSPKPPSSGMRTNFDILDSIIDSLTLHQQGSFSLKVVIFDQADLDYATRLHQSYPDVPIFLQVGNDDTANADDGKLLEHLLHRYEWLIELVMNSDVLKDVRVLPQLHTYLWGNMRGV, encoded by the coding sequence ATGAAGCTGCCAGTACTAGAAATATTCGGGCCGACAATTCAGGGAGAGGGAATGGTAATCGGGCAAAAAACAATGTTTGTCCGGACCGCGGGCTGCGACTATTCTTGCTCCTGGTGTGATTCTAAGTTCACGTGGGATGGATCAGAAAAGGAAAACATCCAAATGATGGAGCCGGAAGATATTTGGGAGGCATTACAGGAACAAGCAGGCGGACGTTTTGGCCATGTAACCATTTCTGGTGGGAATCCCGCATTGCTTGCAGGGTTAGATAAACTTGTTGATCTGCTTCATGACCAGCAAATAAAAATCGCACTTGAGACACAAGGAAGCAAGTGGCAGCCATGGTTCGTAAAGATTGATGAGCTGACCCTTTCGCCAAAACCACCAAGTTCTGGAATGCGGACAAATTTTGACATACTTGATTCCATTATTGATTCTTTAACATTGCATCAGCAGGGATCATTCAGTTTAAAAGTTGTTATTTTTGATCAAGCAGATTTAGACTATGCAACTAGGCTTCATCAAAGCTATCCAGATGTTCCAATATTTTTGCAAGTAGGAAATGATGACACCGCAAACGCTGACGATGGGAAGTTGCTTGAGCATTTGCTGCACCGGTATGAATGGTTGATTGAATTGGTAATGAATAGCGACGTGCTGAAAGATGTACGCGTTTTGCCACAACTGCATACGTATTTGTGGGGGAATATGCGGGGAGTTTGA
- a CDS encoding ABC transporter substrate-binding protein, which translates to MKLKKIQLLLLMMIMFIGILAGCGASEDDAEKDNNSNEDAKTEQTEEANFPVTVTDGTGEELTIEEKPERIVSVLPSNTEIAFALGLGDQIVGVSDHDNYPEEAAEKEKIGGLELNVEKILALDPQLVLADQTNDEKALKQIEESGIPVLTVGEATDFEGVYETIELIGKATGAQEKADQVIGDMKDKLTALEEKANTIKEDERKKVYMEISPSPEIFTAGKNTFMDELLSVINADNAAVDQDGWVKMNEESVISMNPDVVITTYGSYVDDPVAEVTGREGWEDITAVKNEQIYDVNADLVNRPGPRLVEGAEELGKAIYPDVFKD; encoded by the coding sequence ATGAAATTGAAAAAAATACAGTTACTATTACTGATGATGATCATGTTTATCGGAATATTGGCGGGCTGCGGCGCCTCAGAGGATGATGCCGAAAAAGATAACAACAGTAATGAAGATGCGAAAACAGAACAGACAGAGGAAGCCAATTTTCCTGTAACCGTTACAGATGGAACTGGTGAAGAGTTAACAATTGAGGAAAAACCAGAACGCATTGTGTCGGTGTTGCCAAGTAATACGGAAATTGCCTTTGCATTAGGCCTTGGTGACCAAATTGTCGGAGTTTCCGATCACGACAATTATCCGGAAGAAGCGGCGGAAAAAGAAAAAATCGGTGGTTTGGAATTGAATGTCGAAAAAATCCTTGCACTTGACCCGCAATTGGTTTTGGCGGATCAAACAAATGATGAGAAGGCACTGAAACAGATTGAAGAGTCAGGAATTCCAGTATTAACTGTTGGGGAAGCAACTGATTTTGAGGGAGTCTATGAAACTATTGAATTGATTGGAAAAGCAACTGGAGCACAGGAAAAAGCAGATCAAGTTATTGGTGATATGAAAGATAAATTGACAGCACTTGAAGAAAAGGCGAACACGATTAAGGAGGATGAACGGAAAAAGGTATATATGGAAATATCACCTTCTCCAGAGATTTTTACCGCGGGAAAAAATACATTTATGGATGAACTATTATCTGTTATAAATGCTGACAATGCCGCTGTAGATCAGGATGGTTGGGTTAAAATGAATGAAGAATCCGTTATTTCCATGAATCCGGACGTTGTGATTACGACATATGGATCGTATGTGGATGATCCAGTTGCTGAAGTAACCGGACGAGAAGGCTGGGAGGACATCACGGCAGTTAAAAACGAGCAGATCTATGATGTAAATGCTGATCTTGTTAATCGTCCAGGCCCTCGTTTGGTTGAGGGAGCGGAGGAACTTGGTAAGGCGATCTATCCAGATGTTTTCAAAGACTAA